Proteins from a genomic interval of Arvicola amphibius chromosome 10, mArvAmp1.2, whole genome shotgun sequence:
- the Rab35 gene encoding ras-related protein Rab-35 isoform X2, with amino-acid sequence MARDYDHLFKLLIIGDSGVGKSSLLLRFADNTFSGSYITTIGVDFKIRTVEINGEKVKLQIWDTAGQERFRTITSTYYRGTHGVIVVYDVTSAESFVNVKRWLHEINQNCDDVCRILDVQLYHRAGSTSKERQLGETAAAATERCGEAHEKQ; translated from the exons ATGGCCCGGGACTACGACCACCTCTTCAAGCTGCTCATCATCGGCGACAGCG GTGTGGGCAAGAGCAGCTTGCTGTTACGATTTGCAGACAACACCTTCTCAG GCAGCTACATCACCACCATTGGGGTGGATTTCAAGATTCGGACTGTGGAGATCAACGGGGAGAAGGTGAAGCTGCAGATCTGGGACACGGCGGGCCAGGAGCGCTTCCGGACCATCACCTCCAC GTATTATCGGGGGACCCATGGGGTCATTGTGGTTTACGACGTCACTAGTGCTGAGTCCTTTGTCAATGTCAAGCGATGGCTTCATGAAATCAACCAGAACTGTGACGATGTGTGCCGAATATTAG ATGTTCAACTGTATCACAGAGCTGGTTCTACGAGCAAAGAAAGACAACTTGgcgaaacagcagcagcagcaacagaacgATGTGGTGAAGCTCACGAAAAACAGTAA
- the Rab35 gene encoding ras-related protein Rab-35 isoform X1, which yields MARDYDHLFKLLIIGDSGVGKSSLLLRFADNTFSGSYITTIGVDFKIRTVEINGEKVKLQIWDTAGQERFRTITSTYYRGTHGVIVVYDVTSAESFVNVKRWLHEINQNCDDVCRILVGNKNDDPERKVVETDDAYKFAGQMGIQLFETSAKENLNVEEMFNCITELVLRAKKDNLAKQQQQQQNDVVKLTKNSKRKKRCC from the exons ATGGCCCGGGACTACGACCACCTCTTCAAGCTGCTCATCATCGGCGACAGCG GTGTGGGCAAGAGCAGCTTGCTGTTACGATTTGCAGACAACACCTTCTCAG GCAGCTACATCACCACCATTGGGGTGGATTTCAAGATTCGGACTGTGGAGATCAACGGGGAGAAGGTGAAGCTGCAGATCTGGGACACGGCGGGCCAGGAGCGCTTCCGGACCATCACCTCCAC GTATTATCGGGGGACCCATGGGGTCATTGTGGTTTACGACGTCACTAGTGCTGAGTCCTTTGTCAATGTCAAGCGATGGCTTCATGAAATCAACCAGAACTGTGACGATGTGTGCCGAATATTAG TGGGCAATAAGAATGACGACCCTGAGCGGAAGGTGGTGGAGACGGATGACGCCTACAAATTTGCTGGGCAGATGGGGATCCAGCTCTTTGAGACCAGTGCCAAGGAGAATTTAAATGTGGAAGAG ATGTTCAACTGTATCACAGAGCTGGTTCTACGAGCAAAGAAAGACAACTTGgcgaaacagcagcagcagcaacagaacgATGTGGTGAAGCTCACGAAAAACAGTAAACGAAAGAAACGCTGCTGCTAA